From Anopheles funestus chromosome 3RL, idAnoFuneDA-416_04, whole genome shotgun sequence, a single genomic window includes:
- the LOC125767151 gene encoding retinol dehydrogenase 13-like, whose product MSIFRNKLILGSSAIGTLLGGIVLLKDRMQGAVFDKNVRADGKVVIITGANTGIGKETAHYLARRGAHVYMACRDMQKCEQAREEIVLDTRNPLVYCRECDLASMQSIRQFVKQFKAEQQRLDILINNAGVMRCPRTLTKEGIELQLGVNHMGHFLLTNLLLDTLKLSAPSRIVVVSSLAHTRGQITLDDLNSTKSYDEAKAYEQSKLANVLFMRELAHRLEGTGVTVNALHPGIVDTELMRHMGIFNSWFSGLFVRPFVWPFLKSPLYGAQTTLFAALDPDLEKVSGQYFSDCAPKEVAEQAKDDRVAKWLWAVSEKWTGTLTGTAAVS is encoded by the exons atgtCGATATTTcgcaacaaattaattttaggTAGCAGTGCAATCGGCACTCTCTTGGGTGGCATCGTTTTGTTGAA AGATCGTATGCAGGGTGCAGTATTCGATAAAAATGTACGAGCTGATGGGAAGGTAGTCATCATTACCGGAGCAAATACCGGTATCGGTAAGGAAACGGCCCATTATTTAGCTCGCCGTGGTGCCCATGTGTACATGGCGTGTCGGGATATGCAGAAATGTGAACAAGCACGGGAGGAAATTGTGCTGGATACGCGGAATCCACTCGTTTACTGTCGCGAGTGTGACCTGGCATCGATGCAATCGATCCGGCAGTTTGTGAAGCA ATTCAAAGCAGAACAGCAACGCCTAGACATTCTCATCAACAATGCGGGAGTGATGCGTTGCCCACGCACGCTTACTAAAGAAGGCATTGAGTTGCAGCTTGGCGTTAATCATATGGGACATTTTTTGCTTACTAACTTGCTGCTGGATACGCTAAAGTTGAGTGCACCCAGTCGTATCGTGGTCGTATCTAGCCTGGCCCACACACGCGGTCAAATAACATTGGACGATTTGAACAGCACCAAGTCGTACGATGAAGCGAAGGCTTACGAGCAAAGCAAACTAGCGAACGTGCTGTTCATGCGCGAGCTGGCCCATCGTCTCGAAGGTACGGGTGTGACGGTGAACGCACTCCATCCGGGCATCGTCGATACGGAGCTGATGCGTCATATGGGCATTTTTAACAGTTGGTTTTCGGGACTGTTTGTACGACCGTTTGTGTGGCCCTTCTTGAAATCGCCGTTATACGGCGCACAGACAACATTATTTGCGGCTCTCGATCCGGATCTGGAAAAGGTTAGCGGACAGTACTTTAGCGACTGTGCACCAAAGGAAGTGGCCGAACAGGCAAAAGACGATCGTGTAGCGAAATGGTTGTGGGCCGTAAGTGAGAAGTGGACCGGCACACTGACGGGAACGGCTGCCGTTTCCTGA
- the LOC125767147 gene encoding dnaJ homolog subfamily A member 1-like: MVKETGFYDVLGVKPGCSPEDLKKAYRKLAMKYHPDKNPNEGERFKQISMAYEVLSDPEKKAIYDEGGEAAIKQGGAGGAGGFHSPMDIFDVLINGGMGSRREQRGQDLVHRLVVTLEELYSGATRKLSLQKSVICDGCDGIGGKKGSVHKCAPCQGTGIVTKVHHIMPGFMQHNKAPCRACQGQGEVFDEKHKCKKCDGQKKVRDKKILDVHIEKGMRNGQKIVFSGEGDQEPGLQPGDIVITLAEKNHPIYKRSGKDLLMEMRLELAEALCGFQKVITTLDKRSLVITSMPGEVIKHSAYKCIMDEGMPQWKNPFEKGRLIIQFRVVFPDSLPGDAAKLLEKCLPPKPAEEIPQDVEMVELVELDPEQESRNQYKNAYEEDEDDGGTPGVRIQQCATS; the protein is encoded by the coding sequence ATGGTGAAGGAAACGGGATTTTACGATGTGCTCGGCGTGAAGCCTGGTTGCTCCCCGGAGGATCTGAAAAAGGCGTACAGAAAGCTGGCGATGAAGTACCATCCGGACAAAAACCCGAACGAGGGTGAGCGCTTCAAGCAAATTTCGATGGCGTACGAGGTGCTCTCGGACCCGGAAAAGAAAGCCATCTATGACGAGGGTGGCGAGGCAGCCATCAAGCagggtggtgctggtggtgcgGGCGGTTTCCACAGCCCGATGGACATTTTCGACGTGCTCATCAACGGTGGTATGGGCAGTCGAAGAGAGCAACGTGGACAAGACCTGGTGCATCGGTTGGTCGTGACGCTCGAGGAGCTGTACAGCGGCGCCACCCGGAAGTTGTCCCTGCAAAAGAGCGTTATCTGTGATGGGTGCGATGGCATCGGCGGTAAGAAGGGCAGCGTGCACAAGTGTGCGCCGTGCCAGGGAACTGGCATAGTGACCAAGGTGCACCACATCATGCCCGGGTTCATGCAGCATAACAAAGCACCGTGCCGTGCCTGCCAAGGACAGGGCGAGGTGTTTGACGAGAAACATAAATGCAAAAAGTGCGACGGCCAGAAGAAGGTGCGCGACAAGAAAATCTTGGACGTGCACATCGAGAAGGGTATGCGCAACGGACAGAAGATCGTATTCAGCGGTGAGGGTGACCAGGAGCCTGGTCTGCAGCCGGGCGACATTGTGATAACGCTGGCAGAAAAGAACCATCCGATCTACAAGCGTTCGGGCAAGGATTTGCTGATGGAGATGCGGTTGGAACTGGCGGAGGCGTTGTGTGGCTTCCAGAAGGTGATCACTACGCTGGACAAGCGAAGTCTCGTCATCACCTCAATGCCCGGGGAGGTCATCAAGCATTCGGCCTACAAGTGCATCATGGACGAGGGTATGCCCCAGTGGAAGAATCCGTTCGAGAAGGGACGGCTCATTATCCAGTTCCGTGTCGTGTTTCCGGACTCGCTGCCAGGCGACGCAGCCAAGCTGCTGGAAAAATGCCTACCCCCGAAACCCGCCGAGGAGATCCCGCAGGACGTGGAAATGGTCGAGCTGGTTGAGCTGGATCCAGAACAGGAGTCTCGCAACCAGTACAAGAACGCTTATGAAGAGGACGAGGACGACGGTGGCACCCCCGGCGTACGAATTCAGCAGTGTGCCACGAGCTAA
- the LOC125767161 gene encoding protein FAM136A, with amino-acid sequence MIEQQKQRIEMEITKQLDDLDRNVLRKMQADMHHCAKTCCMDTLSSMDAVQQCVERCSTPAQQAQQHVEKEINSFNSRLQRCVMDCNDTIKDKMGANPSESDIAKYTAEFERCAIKCVDKHVAILPNMFATMRKVLQSRSSS; translated from the exons ATGATCGAACAACAGAAGCAGCGAATTGAGATGGAGATCACCAAACAGCTGGATGATCTTGATCGCAATGTCTTACGCAAAATGCAA GCTGATATGCACCATTGTGCTAAAACATGTTGCATGGATACGTTGTCCTCAATGGATGCGGTGCAGCAGTGTGTCGAACGTTGCTCTACTCCTGCCCAACAAGCCCAGCAACATGTGGAAAAAGAGATTAACTCGTTCAACAGTCGCCTGCAGCGATGTGTAATGGATTGCAATGATACAATCAAAGACAAG ATGGGAGCGAATCCATCGGAAAGCGATATAGCTAAATACACAGCAGAGTTCGAGCGGTGTGCTATCAAATGCGTTGACAAACATGTAGCAATCTTACCAAATATGTTCGCCACCATGCGGAAAGTTCTGCAAAGCAGATCATCATCGTAA
- the LOC125767131 gene encoding zinc finger protein 260-like, with amino-acid sequence MFYPLQTQFDDGVIELTRSEMLQQDPLADNKHFVVSLSLGNTLINLNKIKCPQCRKRFDTMEEMEQHRTKHLTENKFKCEICSKEFPSHSSMWKHTKAHTGERPFVCQICNKGFTQLANLQRHDLVHNGLKPFKCPICEKCFTQQANMLKHQLLHTGLKPYKCPVCEKAFSQHANMVKHQMLHTGLKPYKCPVCEKAFTQHANMIKHQMLHTGLKPYKCPVCEKAFTQQANMVKHQMLHTGVKPYKCSTCGKAFAQQANMVKHEMLHTGIKPYKCPTCDKAFAQQANMMKHQMLHTGLKPYKCGTCDKAFAQQANMVKHQMLHTGIKPYKCNTCGKAFAQQANMVKHEMLHTGIKPYKCSVCDKAFAQQANMVKHQMLHSGIKPYKCPTCDKAFAQQANMVKHQMLHTGEKPFKCKSCDKAFSQNANLKKHEMVHLGIRPHTCPLCPKSYSQYSNLKKHLLSHQKQAIKQEQQNGQVMAILYSCQTCKMQFEDIIEFERHTRHCGINSVQQHSVKLENIKSEVDIDGSSNSGMQQHISTTNGGAANGGNGISVSQSQPPTPMHIPSAILTSVISSSVGSNVTPHNLAPTAHSHHGHVTTNGILSGIPTGHPHAQQQHSPPSVGLPQHPSAHAQQQQQQQQQQQQQQQQQQQQAHQQQQQQGHPQQQQLSPLSSHQQHLILQQQHNLPIHLQQQLSHHLISSHLPHPQDHGASGDLHHQVNFHHPHISHLPNISHKILSPLFHIPPFNNNHST; translated from the exons ATGTTCTATCCGCTG cAAACCCAATTCGATGATGGTGTAATCGAGCTAACTCGTTCCGAAATGCTACAGCAGGATCCGCTAGCAGACAATAAGCATTTCGTGGTATCGCTGTCCCTGGGCAATACGCTAATCAATCTCAACAAAATCAAGTGTCCACAATGCCGGAAG CGTTTTGATACGATGGAAGAGATGGAACAGCACCGGACCAAACATTTGACGGAGAACAAGTTTAAATGCGAGATTTGTAGTAAAGAATTTCCCAGCCATAGTTCCATGTGGAAGCACACCAAGGCGCACACCGGTGAAC GTCCTTTCGTGTGTCAGATATGCAACAAAGGCTTCACTCAGCTGGCCAACCTTCAGCGACATGATCTCGTCCACAATG GACTAAAGCCGTTCAAGTGTCcaatttgtgaaaaatgtttcacgcAGCAAGCTAACATGCTAAAACATCAACTCCTACATACCG GACTTAAACCATACAAATGTCCCGTGTGCGAGAAAGCATTTTCGCAACATGCAAACATGGTCAAACATCAAATGCTTCATACAG GTTTGAAGCCTTACAAGTGTCCCGTTTGCGAAAAAGCATTTACGCAACACGCCAACATGATCAAGCATCAAATGTTACATaccg GTCTTAAACCATACAAATGTCCTGTTTGTGAGAAGGCCTTCACTCAACAGGCTAACATGGTGAAACATCAAATGTTGCACACCG GCGTAAAACCGTACAAATGTTCCACTTGTGGAAAGGCATTTGCTCAGCAGGCCAACATGGTTAAACACGAGATGCTTCATACCG gTATTAAACCGTACAAGTGTCCCACCTGTGACAAAGCATTTGCCCAGCAAGCAAACATGATGAAACATCAAATGTTGCATACGG GCCTAAAACCGTACAAGTGTGGTACATGTGACAAAGCGTTTGCCCAGCAGGCCAATATGGTCAAACATCAGATGCTCCATACCG GTATAAAACCGTACAAATGCAATACCTGTGGCAAGGCATTCGCACAGCAGGCCAACATGGTTAAACACGAGATGCTTCATACCG GAATAAAACCTTACAAATGTTCGGTTTGCGATAAAGCCTTTGCCCAGCAGGCCAACATGGTTAAACATCAGATGCTCCACAGCG GAATCAAACCGTACAAATGTCCAACTTGCGATAAAGCATTTGCTCAACAGGCAAACATGGTTAAGCATCAGATGCTCCATACGG GGGAAAAACCATTCAAATGCAAAAGCTGTGATAAGGCTTTCTCACAAAATGCCAATCTGAAAAAGCACGAAATGGTACATCTCGGCATACGGCCACACACCTGCCCGCTGTGTCCGAAGTCCTATTCGCAGTATTCAAATTTGAAGAAACATTTGCTGAGCCATCAGAAGCAAGCGATTAAGCAGGAGCAACAAAACGGTCAGGTGATGGC CATTCTCTACAGCTGCCAGACGTGCAAGATGCAGTTTGAGGATATCATCGAGTTTGAGCGCCACACCAGACACTGTGGCATTAACAGCGTACAGCAACACAGTGTCAAATTGGAAAACATTAAGAGCGAGGTAGACATCGACGGTAGCTCGAATTCGGGTATGCAGCAACATATTTCCACCACCAATGGCGGTGCAGCAAATGGTGGAAACGGTATCAGTGTTAGTCAATCGCAACCACCAACTCCGATGCATATTCCGTCAGCCATCCTTACCTCAGTCATCTCTTCGTCGGTTGGTTCTAACGTAACCCCGCACAACCTAGCACCCACGGCCCATTCGCATCACGGGCATGTGACAACAAACGGAATACTATCCGGTATTCCGACCGGCCATCCACACgctcaacaacaacactcCCCACCAAGTGTCGGTCTTCCTCAGCATCCTTCCGCTCacgcacaacaacagcagcagcaacagcagcaacaacagcagcaacagcagcagcaacaacaacaggcacaccagcagcaacaacagcagggacatccacaacagcagcaactttCACCACTCAGTAGCCACCAGCAGCATCTAatactgcagcagcagcacaaccTTCCGATCCATCTACAGCAGCAGCTATCGCACCATCTGATTAGTTCACACCTGCCTCATCCGCAGGATCACGGTGCGTCCGGCGACCTTCACCATCAGGTGAACTTCCACCATCCGCACATCTCGCACCTGCCGAACATATCGCACAAGATCCTTTCACCGCTGTTTCACATTCCGCCGTTCAACAACAATCACAGCACATAA
- the LOC125767139 gene encoding potential E3 ubiquitin-protein ligase ariadne-2: MADQESDMEYSSDNDYEFEDYYNSGEDCDIEQIDPKRTDPEYFVYECLNVEEVEKLLNESVEKLSTQLQITPSLAKVLLHETRWNTVEVIERYRNNASNLLVSARIKAAAPSVPPPAQLPVPSTSSVAVVVATGATCSFVSSVPGCSASTAIPGTSSSSNVSSSKAHQTIGSTGTTTTATVTACCYRTQLCPVCVTVQSTDKFHSLSCQHSFCRDCWAMHFEIQIGQGISTQIECMEQRCDVRVPEDLVLTLLNRPMLRDKYQQFTFADYVKSHPELRFCPGPNCQTIIRSQDISPKKAVCRMCKTAFCFRCGTDYHAPTDCQIIRKWLTKCADDSETANYISAHTKDCPKCHICIEKNGGCNHMQCFNCKHDFCWMCLGDWKAHGSEYYECSRYKENPNIAHESVHAQAREALKKYLHYYERWENHSKSLQLEQQTLDRMRTRINEKVMKGLGTWIDWQHLFDAATLLAKCRYTLQYTYPYAYYMESRKELFEYQQAQLEAEIENLSWKVERAETTDRGELENQMDIAEKRRTTLLKDFFPTEA, encoded by the exons GTGAAGATTGTGACATCGAGCAGATCGATCCGAAGCGTACCGATCCGGAATATTTTGTGTACGAGTGTTTGAACGTGGAGGAGGTTGAGAAGCTGTTGAATGAGTCGGTTGAAAAGCTTAGCACGCAGCTACAAATTACGCCATCGCTAGCCAAGGTGCTGCTACACGAGACCCGCTGGAACACGGTTGAAGTGATCGAGCGGTACCGGAACAACGCCTCCAATCTGCTGGTCAGTGCACGGATTAAAGCGGCCGCACCCTCGGTGCCACCGCCAGCACAATTACCCGTCCCGTCTACGTCCTCTGTCGCCGTGGTGGTCGCTACTGGTGCCACCTGCTCATTCGTCTCATCCGTCCCTGGCTGCTCGGCCAGCACAGCAATACCGGGaacgagcagcagcagtaatgTTAGTAGTAGTAAAGCTCATCAAACCATCGGGTCCACCGGCACTACAACGACGGCAACGGTGACGGCTTGCTGCTACCGTACGCAACTCTGTCCGGTTTGCGTTACGGTGCAATCGACTGACAAGTTTCACTCACTGTCCTGTCAGCATTCGTTCTGCCGGGACTGTTGGGCGATGCACTTCGAGATACAAATCGGGCAAGGAATTTCAACCCAGATCGAATGTATGGAGCAGCGCTGTGATGTGCGCGTACCGGAAGATCTCGTGCTGACGTTACTGAATCGACCGATGTTGCGTGATAAGTATCAACAGTTTACGTTCGCCGACTATGTTAAATCACATCCGGAACTACGCTTCTGTCCCGGTCCAAACTGCCAG ACAATCATCCGTAGCCAGGACATTAGCCCGAAGAAGGCTGTCTGCCGGATGTGTAAGACCGCGTTCTGTTTCCGGTGCGGGACCGATTATCACGCACCGACCGACTGCCAGATCATACGCAAATGGTTGACCAAGTGTGCGGACGATAGCGAAACGGCCAACTACATCAGTGCCCATACGAAGGACTGCCCGAAATGTCACATCTGCATCGAGAAGAATGGTGGCTGCAATCATATGCAGTGCTTCAATTGCAAGCACGATTTCTGCTGGATGTGTCTCGGTGACTGGAAGGCACACGGGTCGGAGTATTACGAGTGTTCGCGGtataaagaaaatccaaacatCGCCCACGAATCGGTACACGCGCAG GCTCGGGAAGCACTCAAGAAGTACCTACACTATTACGAGCGTTGGGAAAACCATTCAAAATCGCTTCAGCTCGAGCAGCAGACGCTAGATCGGATGCGAACACGCATCAATGAGAAGGTGATGAAGGGACTCGGTACGTGGATCGATTGGCAGCATCTGTTCGATGCAGCTACCCTACTAGCCAAGTGTCGTTACACACTTCAGTACACATACCCGTACGCGTACTACATGGAATCGAGAAAGGAGCTGTTCGAGTATCAGCAG GCTCAGCTCGAAGCGGAAATAGAGAATCTTTCCTGGAAGGTAGAACGGGCGGAAACGACCGATCGTGGTGAGTTGGAAAACCAAATGGACATTGCGGAAAAGCGACGAACGACGCTGCTGAAAGATTTCTTTCCAACGGAAGCGTAA